GATTCCCAATAATGTAACTTACCCATTCCCAGTATTGAAATAGTGTAAAGGGCCCTAATACCCGTTACCAAAGCAATCAGCATACCCGTGATAATGAAAATTATAATTAACCTTTCAGTTAAAGAAATTTTTATTTCAGTTGATTTTTCTTTTATTTCCTTGGTTATAGGCTTTAACAGATATATGAACGCTAAAGAATAGGTTACAGTTCCTGCAATCATTGACCAAATAGTAGGTTCTTCCAGTCCAGAATAAATAATATTAAAAATAGCAATGATAATGGCCACTACCACCACCACATCAAATACCTTAGGAGGAATTAGAGGGTTTTTATTGGTTTTAGGTTTGTACATAACGAAACCGTAATAATTTGCAGCGATGATAATCAAGCTTCCAAACATTATAGAAAAATCGAAGTTATTGAATGCAAATACAACAGTGGTTAAAGAAACCAGATCATACAATCCTAATCCATCCATTAAAAATCCTAGAAATGCTGACATGACCGTTGCAGTTATAAACATGATTATTACAAACTTTAATAGATGTTTAACTGTATCTAATCGCGGTAAACTGATTTCTCCAATATCCAGTGTGTACCATAATTTGTAGGGAATATAAGCATACAAAAACTGTATAAAAAAATTTATAATGTAAATTTCAGGGGGCCTGCCAGCCATAATATCCGCTGCTAAAAATCCAAATGCAGATCCGGCAGCACCCCATGCACCAAACATTAACCCGAATATAGGTGGTAGTGCACTGGCTGGTCCTAGTTCAGATATGGATAATGCAGGATAAAAATAGTGAAAAATGAACTTGGTAGCGAATACAATGACACTACATATAATCAATTTAGTGGCTTTGGATTGGATACTGGTTGAATTATTCATTTAAATCTCTACTTAATTATAGTTTAAATATATGGTAGAATGGAAATTTGCAAATGATACTGCTTAATCAGCCTTTAATTTTTTTTGAATGGTCAATATGTTCTTCCCATTAGCATATTCATAATCCACATAATCTACATTTTTTTTAATAAGATATATTCCCAATCCCCCGACTGTTTTTTCTGCTGTTTTTAATGATATATCCGGGTCTTCTTTTTCTAAGGGGTTATATGGGATTCCAGAATCCATGAACTGAATATTAATAAGTAAAGGGTCTTCTTTCAGTTGTAGTTTAATTAAAGCGTCGCCTTTTTCATTTTTATAAGCATATTTAGCAATATTGACATATGCCTCTTCAATGGCAAGTTCTAATTGATATTTGATTTTAATTGGAATATCTAAAGTTTCTAAATTATGATCAACAAAATTAATAACCTTTGACAAGTTTTCTATATCTGCAGGAACTGTAATTTTACTCATAAAAACCCCATATTTATTTCAGTGCAATGATTATAGTCAAATATCACAGTTATTCCATGGTTAAAATATCTATAAATCCAGTTGCTTCAAAAACTTCCATAACAAATTCATTAGCATCTTTAATAACCATAGAACCTTGTTTATCCATTATTTTCTGAGTGGAAAGAATTAATCTTAAACCAGCGCTGGAAATGTATTTTAAGTCTTTAAAATTTAAGACCAATAAATTTACATCTATCAGGTCATCTTTTAATTCTTTTTCAAGTACAGGGGCAGTGTTCGTATCAAGCCTTCCTTCCAATTTAATTATTAGTTCATTTCCTTCTGCAATTTTATCAATGTTCATAGTTAAACCCTCCAAGCCAGTCTAATTATAATTCATCTTTTAATAGTGATAACAGTACTATTTAATCCTATAACCCGGGCATAGCTTATATCATCGGCCATCTTCTGCAATACAGCGATATTTTCAAAAGAATTTTTTTCTTCCGGTGAAAAATTGGCTGGATTAAATTCAGCTCCAGAATCTTTAAAAGCCACAGTTATCTCGGTATCTCCTATTTTTGATAAAACATCAATATATTCTATTTTATTTTGATTATAATTTATGGTATTTATGGCCATCTCTTCCATAGTCATACCGATACGAAGTGCAATCTTTTCTTCAACTCCGTTTTCAGTTGCAAAATTGATTAATTTTTCAGATAATCCCACAACATCATCTACAGAATTTCCGATTGTAACATCAAGTACAGGGGCATCATCATGATCACCTAACATGAAAAAACCAGAATATTTTCCATCAGAACGGGAGGAAATGATTTTTGCAGCTAAATAAATCATAATTATGGTGCCGACTTCGGCAATTAAGAAAGATATCCATATGCCATCAACACCCATAATCCCTGCAAGTAAATATGCACTGGTTACTGGGATTAGAAGGCCCTGAGTTATGGATATTAAAAAAGATAATTCTTTTTGCTGGATAGCTTGAGTATAAAAAAGCATTAAAAAAGTAATGGCCGTGCCCATAATACTTAATGATAATATACGTATAGCATTTATACCCACAGCAATATCTAGAGGATCTTGAACCCCAAATATATTAAGTAATTGTTCGGGGAAAGCAAAAAATAATAAAGTGAATATTCCTCCTGCCAGGAGCACTATTTTAAGGGAAGTATTAATAGTGTATTTAACTCCATAATAATCCTTTTCCTGAAAGTAAATAGAAACTATAGGAGACATTGATTGGGAAGTTCCAATTAAAAACATATAAACAATAAAGAGACTATTATAAAAAACAGAAAATGCAGTTAAGCCCGGTTTGCCAATTGCCATACCTATAAATGTATTTATAAAGAACAATTTAATAGTTAAGAATAACTGCAAAGAAGCCGGAGGGAAACCGGTTTTTATAATATCCCATAAAGAATATAGCCTTAGTTTTGTTAAAGACATTAAATGCATAGTTCGATCTTTCATAAAAAAATACTGCATAATAAATACAGTCCCTACTGTGTATCCAGTTATGGTGGCTAAAGCAGCGCCTTGTATATCCATACCAAGAACAAGTATGTAAAACAGATCCATTATTAAATTAACAATGTTTGCTATTAAAAGAGCATAGAATGATAATCTGGGTTTTCCATCAGTCCTTATAAAGTAAGCTATGCCCATTAAAATAAATAATAATGGTGACCCCATAAAGTATACGCCCAGAAACCTTTCAACAAGTACTGCTAACTGGGGATTGCTAGTAAGGGTGGACACTAAATTATCCATGAAAAAAAGTCCCAGAATTGAAAATAGCACCCCTACACCAATAAGTACCAGTATGGATACTGTGAAATACATATCACTTTTTTCTTCATTTCGATCGGCTTTGGCAACTGCTGATAAAACAGAACCTCCTAAACCCACCATCCAATAAATAAGATTGATAAATGTTATAATAGGAGCAATGAGCGCCATTGCTGAAATATTAATAGAACCTAGAGTATTGCCTACAATAATCGTGTCCATGAATGTGCTGATGTTCATGGCCATGGACATGAGTAAAGTAGGTAAGAAAAATTCTTTAAACTTGGCTGATACTAGATTGTAGTTTCTTTCATACATTGTTAATCCTCGAATCAGAGAGATATCCTGTTTAATTATGTCGGTTAAATTATATTATTAAATAATAGTTCAATCAAAGAAATTCATCTCTTTAAGATATTTAATGAACATTATAAGATACTCATCACTTATTAAAGGCCATTGATATCCTAATCTATATAAAATTTGAATAGTGTAGTCATTAACTACTGTCACCAGAGCTCTCCCTTTACCTTTACCCATACCCATTGCAGTAACCAATCCGGAAATAGCATCCTGTTTGGTGTCATCTTCTCTGGCAGCAGCAAAAGCTTCTTCGAATTCATCTTCCTCAGCACCAGAAATTATAAACCCAACCTTCCTCATCATTTCCACAATATCTGCAATATAAATCTGGTGGTTGTTGAATACATGGAAAATAGTGCATCCTTGGGGAGTTTGGCCTAAGAGTAGAATTGCCCTTGATGCTAAGTCAATAGGGGTGAGCTCTACTTTACCTCCTAATACTGAATATGGTATTCTCTCAATGGCCGCATATGCTCTAAGGCGGTTTACAAAACCATTAGTTTCAAAATTGATCTGGAATTCACTATCAGATTGTCGGGCCATCAAATTACCAACACGTACAATCTTACCATTTAATCCTTCATTAATAGCCTCTAAAACAACTCTTTCTGCCTTGAATTTGCTGCTTAAATATTTATTATCCAGAGATTGACCCACATATATAGTCCTCTCATCAAATTCAGTGTCAAGAGAGGGTACGTTATTCACACTTTCACCAGCCACACTGGTAGTGGAAACCTGGATATATTTACAACCTTTCTTTTTACAGAAATCAACACCATTTATCACACCCCCAATGTTAATGTCTTCAATCTGTGTTCCTGCAGCAAAGTGTTTTACATTAGCTGCGCAGTTAATAACAGTGTCTATAGCAAAGCCCCTTGATTTTTCAAAATCAGCTTTACTGGTGATATCTCCCTCAATAACGTGAATTCTTGAACCAAATAATTCTTCATAATTTTCGCTGAAGTAATAGAACAATAAGGTTTTCAAACGATTTTCAGGTGTGGTGTGTCTTCCTTTTCTTAACATACAGTAAATGGATCCGGTTTCATTTTCCAAAAACTCTCTTAAAATATGTATTCCTAAAAATCCAGTAGCTCCAGTTAACAGTACATTGCCCAATTTTTCTATTTCCCCATTTACAAAATTTTTAATAGTATTTTTTTCTAAAATTTCATTGATAGCATCGTAAGAATATGCTTCCTGTTCTTTTACAGAATCCTCAGCCTCTGTTATGACTTTGGCTAAATCACGAGGACATGGGTGAGCAAAAACATCACCATATTTTATTTCATATCCCTGATTTAATGCTTCAATTGTGATTTTAGTTACTAATAAAGATGTTCCACCTAAATCAAAGAAATTATCAGTGACACCTACCTTGGGTATGTCCAGTATTTCAGCAAAGGCCCGAGCAAAGAATTTTTCAATATCATTTTCTGGTGCAACATATATTCTTTCTTTTAATATCGGCTCAGGGAGAGCTTTAAGATCAGTTTTACCATTAGGAGTTTGTGGCAATTTATCAAGAGGCATGAAAATAGTGGGCACCATGTATTTAGTCAGTCTCTTTTTTAATTCATTTTTCAAGTCATCAATATCAATTTCACAATCATAAGTAAAGTAAGCACATAAATGGTCCTGGGATTGAACCTTTTTAACAACCACTGTTACTGATTTAATACCATTATAATCAGAAATAGCACTTTCGATTTCCCCTATTTCAATCCTTAAACCTCTTAACTTAATTTGATTATCTAACCGTCCAAAAATATTATATTCACCGTTTTTTTCTTTGCTAGCGAAGTCCCCGGTTTTATAATAAGGAATGCCGTCAATGGATATGAACTGTTCTCGGTTTAGTTCTTCTCGATTCCAATATCCTCTGGCAACCCCCATACCACCAACATACAATTCTCCAATAACCCCACAAGGTAAAGGATTCCCATCCAGATCCATAACTTTCTCGGTTACATTTAATAATGGTTTACCTACAGTGATTTTATTGATATCTGTGATATGTTTAGTGTTACATGAAATAGTAGTTTCTGTAGGGCCGTATACATTATATATCTCTCCCGATGTGCAATCTAGAAGTTTTTTGTGTAATTGGGGTGGATATTTTTCACCTGCAACACTGATCACCTTACAATTAGATAATGCTTCACAAATCCCATCAATTTCTAGATATTGCAACATCCTGGAAGGTGTTGCACTGAATGAATCTGCACCTGACTTTTTAAATAATTTTACAAGTTCCAATGGATTTTTAGATTCATCGTCATTGGCAAATACCAGTGCGCGCCCATTCATAAGAGTAATGAAAGTTTCATGTAAAAAAACATCAAAAGAAACCGTAGTGATGGACAACATTTTACGAGCTTTATTTACAAATGCATGAGCATAACAATTTTCAGGATCAGGAGATAGATAATTGCTGATATTACTGTGTGTTAACATTACTCCCTTTGGTTTTCCAGTTGAGCCAGAAGTGTATATGAGATAACATAGATTTTCAGGAGATATTTGTATTTTCGGGTTTTCTTCATTATCTTCCATCAATAATTCATCCACATCTAAAGCACCTGGGAAACCCTCAGAACTTATAATGTAACGAGCACTGCTATCATGCAGAACATGATTTACCCGGTCATCAGGATATTCGGGATCCACAGGAATAAAAGCACACCCTGCCTTTATAATACCCAGTACCGTGGCTATAAGACGGCTATCTCTTTTTAAAATAAACATAACCCTATCTTCGATTTCCACCCCCCTTTTGATAAGTGCATTGGCAATACGATTAGCTTTTCTATTTAGTTCATTATAAGTGAAATTCCCATCTTCAGAAATTAGAGCAACCCTATCCCCACTGACCTGGACTTGGTTTTCAAATATCTTATTGACCAGTGGCTCAGCCACAGGTTTTACCTGGAATTCTTTTACTTTTTCATCTTCAAGTAGAATAGATATATTTTTTAATAAGCCCCGAGGGTTTTGAATTAGTTTATTTACCACCAATTCCAAGCTTTTTATGAAAGTCTCCATTAAATCTCTAGAATAGAGTGCATCATTATATTGGACTAATAAGTGGAATCTGGTTCCAGTATCTATAATATTAACACTTAATTTGAATTTCAGTGCTTCATATTCCAGACTTTCCCTTTCAAATGTATGGCCGTTTATAGTTATATCCTCAATTATCTTTCCATGGAATGCATATAAAAATTCAGGAAATATTTCATATTTATCTGAAATCCTGGTGAAAGGATAAATTTCATATTTTAGCACATCTAGCCAGATATTTTCCACATAATCGAAGAAATCGGATGCTGAAGTATTAGTATCTATATTCAAAGCCAACGGCAAAGTTTTAACCATCATGGCAATGGTATTCTGGAAATTAGGATTACTTCTACCATTAGAAATTGTGGAGATAAGTATATTCTTATTATAAACAAACTTAGTTAGATTGAATACTGTGGCAGCTAAAAATAAATTATTAGGAGTAATTGAATTTGTTTTACAAAAAGTTTCCACGATATTTTTATCTAAAGAAACTCCAATTTCGCCTAAATTACCATCTTTTTCTTTCCCCTTGAGATCTGGAGATATGACTGTAGCGCTATCAAAATCTTCCATTTTTCCTTCAAAGTAATCCTGGGCCTGAGAATAAATCTGACTTTTTTCAAGCTCCAGTTCTTCTAAACTTAAGTCAAAGCCATCATATTCTTCTTCATCGATTAAAACTCCATCATAACTTTTTCCAAGGTCATTAAACAGAATGTTTAAAGCCGTGCCATCCACCATTATATGGTGAAAATCAGATAGAAGAACGGTTTCATCCATAAAAGTATAAATTTCAAAACGGAATAATGGGCCTTCAAATAGGGAGAAAGGTTTTATGAAATCTTTTATAATTCTATCATCAACAATTCCCTGCTTTATATCAATGGATATTTTCAAGTCATCCTGCCTTTGTTGATAAATTTCCCCGCTTTGCATCACCATTCTAGTTTTAATATAAGGGTGTTTTGAAATAACTTCCATTAAAGCAGATTTTAGTTTCTCAGAGTCAATATCTTTAAATCTTATTATTTTAGGTAGATTATAAGTTAACTTTTCAGGGTTTTTAACACAGTCAAAATAAACTCCTAATTGATTTTGTGTTAGTGGATAAAATTCCTGTATTTTATAATGTTTTTTTTCAATAATTGATGCTGAAGAAACTTCTTTGGCTATTTCCCGAATGTTTCGAGCTCTCATTATACTAGTAACATTAACATTTAAATCAAATTTCTGTGAAATTTTAGTTACTAATTTAAGAACAGATAATGAAGTAAGACCCAATTGGAATAAATCAGTTATGACTCCAAAGTTAGTTGTATCTAAAATGTCTGAACACATTTCAAAGATATCTTTTTCTAAATCATTTTCAGGAGATATTATCTCATCAAGAAGAGAATCAGTCTCTTCAGGATTAGGTAGATTCCTTAAATCAGTTTTCCCATTAGGAGTCATAGGGAAACTTTCCATTTTAACGAAATATGATGGAACCATGTAAGCAGGCAATTTATCTAAAAGATTATTTCTTAACGAATTAATATCAATCTCATTTTTTTCAGTGAAATAAGCGCATAAGTGCTCACTATCATGCACAGTTTTTACCACCACATAAGCAGACCTAATTCCATTGTAATCAGTTATTGCGTTTTCAACTTCCCCCAGTTCAATCCTTAAACCTCTCAATTTAATCTGCCGATCCATCCTACCTAAAACATAAAGTTCCCCGGTATTATCTCTTTTTGCCAAATCTCCCGTGTTATAATAACGTAAACCATTATAATTGATAAACCGCTCTTTGGTGAGTTCTTCATTATTCCAGTAACCTCTTGCTACCCCTGCACCAGCCACATATAATTCACCAACCACATTGTGAGGTAATGGGTTAGCATCAATGTCCATAATTCTATCTGTAACATTAAGAAGAGGTTCACCTGCCGAAATATCGTCACTGGTTATGAGTTTTCCATGAGATGCAATTGTGATTTCAGTTGGTCCGTAGGAATTATATATTTCAGCGTAAGTATATTTTGAGAGCATATTATAGAGTTGTGGAGGGAATGTTTCACCCCCTACAATTATAAACTTGCATCGAGGCATTATTTTTTGTATTTCTTCTATCTCTAAATACTGCAATAATCGAGTAGGTGTTGCACCAAAAGCATCTGCTCCTGTTTGTTCAAATAGTTTCACCAGTTCAATAGGATTTATTGATTGTTCTTCATTAGCAAATACAACAGGCATGCCATTAGTTATGGTGGCAAGGATTTCACGAAGGAATACTATGAAAGATACAGTTGATATGGATATCATTTTACGTGCTCTATTTAGAAGAGCATGTATAGGAATGTTTTGTGGGTCTGGTGACACATAATTGGTTATGCCTCCATGAGTTAACATAACCCCTTTTGGTTTCCCAGTTGAACCAGAAGTATATATGAGATAGCACAGATTTTCTGGTGTTATTTTAGGATTAGGATTTTCTTCATTAGATTCCAGGAGTAAATCATCCACATTCAATGCATTAGGCAATTCTTTATCAGTTATGATAAATTTTGCATCACTATCTTCTATAACTTGCATTATTCTCTCTTCAGGGTATTCTGG
The nucleotide sequence above comes from Methanobacterium alcaliphilum. Encoded proteins:
- a CDS encoding ATP-binding protein, whose protein sequence is MSKITVPADIENLSKVINFVDHNLETLDIPIKIKYQLELAIEEAYVNIAKYAYKNEKGDALIKLQLKEDPLLINIQFMDSGIPYNPLEKEDPDISLKTAEKTVGGLGIYLIKKNVDYVDYEYANGKNILTIQKKLKAD
- a CDS encoding STAS domain-containing protein, which codes for MNIDKIAEGNELIIKLEGRLDTNTAPVLEKELKDDLIDVNLLVLNFKDLKYISSAGLRLILSTQKIMDKQGSMVIKDANEFVMEVFEATGFIDILTME
- a CDS encoding MATE family efflux transporter, with amino-acid sequence MYERNYNLVSAKFKEFFLPTLLMSMAMNISTFMDTIIVGNTLGSINISAMALIAPIITFINLIYWMVGLGGSVLSAVAKADRNEEKSDMYFTVSILVLIGVGVLFSILGLFFMDNLVSTLTSNPQLAVLVERFLGVYFMGSPLLFILMGIAYFIRTDGKPRLSFYALLIANIVNLIMDLFYILVLGMDIQGAALATITGYTVGTVFIMQYFFMKDRTMHLMSLTKLRLYSLWDIIKTGFPPASLQLFLTIKLFFINTFIGMAIGKPGLTAFSVFYNSLFIVYMFLIGTSQSMSPIVSIYFQEKDYYGVKYTINTSLKIVLLAGGIFTLLFFAFPEQLLNIFGVQDPLDIAVGINAIRILSLSIMGTAITFLMLFYTQAIQQKELSFLISITQGLLIPVTSAYLLAGIMGVDGIWISFLIAEVGTIIMIYLAAKIISSRSDGKYSGFFMLGDHDDAPVLDVTIGNSVDDVVGLSEKLINFATENGVEEKIALRIGMTMEEMAINTINYNQNKIEYIDVLSKIGDTEITVAFKDSGAEFNPANFSPEEKNSFENIAVLQKMADDISYARVIGLNSTVITIKR
- a CDS encoding non-ribosomal peptide synthetase; translation: MDYFDLSNAQKRTIITEISKPGNEAYILSFKLEFPLKDEKYVKKALDIAIDGNIQLRIKKDESMNFMQYYADEKSSCSVIDLSENNNNEINDFIVSFSKKPFKKIFDVPLFEFKLLKTKKEIIVLGRTHHIIMDGTSVNIFAKELKNCILALKKGETYQYPYNPYEDYVEKEKEYISSEKAKNDEDFWLSNLEGYSNDWYSSEDLNINRSYFYLEDELREKLKKLASVNGEKISPFILALSAVSLYFNKSNCSKDMVWNSVYHGRDFGDNIPFMMGMFVNMMPLRLVYDKRRSFKEALLYTKSVLKNGLSHGKLSFNKYGPKLQQKGIDPAMLSMYSMVSNSTDSEVEFLFNNSKSEFPFHIRVNPSLKDKDGLQLLVIEYNAGCFSDEQISIIVENIRKLLYILADNHDVICDDLEIETSDFHRAEKYFKKLFKNTDGATVISQDLSGKEEDGFFKKTSTRIEKTMIEEFCRNSDITPNNLFLSAVQFALVKFVFAKNILISILSNNNCRELPFAINIDTDKTTQEYLNIINELFLEVVDYDYYPFSHIFSENYIAPEFIYAFDPSNGENYNLNPNQHKLGLFVEDDKKEFNITTHYNDAIYSKELMDTFTESVNVLINKLMENPGEQLKNISILENDKKEDKFLFTPVEEPLLNRLFEKRVTLSRNEIALIADDGELTYDELNRKANRIANALIKKGVDLEDRILFILKRDSRLIAAMLGIVKAGCAFIPVDPEYPEERIMQVIEDSDAKFIITDKELPNALNVDDLLLESNEENPNPKITPENLCYLIYTSGSTGKPKGVMLTHGGITNYVSPDPQNIPIHALLNRARKMISISTVSFIVFLREILATITNGMPVVFANEEQSINPIELVKLFEQTGADAFGATPTRLLQYLEIEEIQKIMPRCKFIIVGGETFPPQLYNMLSKYTYAEIYNSYGPTEITIASHGKLITSDDISAGEPLLNVTDRIMDIDANPLPHNVVGELYVAGAGVARGYWNNEELTKERFINYNGLRYYNTGDLAKRDNTGELYVLGRMDRQIKLRGLRIELGEVENAITDYNGIRSAYVVVKTVHDSEHLCAYFTEKNEIDINSLRNNLLDKLPAYMVPSYFVKMESFPMTPNGKTDLRNLPNPEETDSLLDEIISPENDLEKDIFEMCSDILDTTNFGVITDLFQLGLTSLSVLKLVTKISQKFDLNVNVTSIMRARNIREIAKEVSSASIIEKKHYKIQEFYPLTQNQLGVYFDCVKNPEKLTYNLPKIIRFKDIDSEKLKSALMEVISKHPYIKTRMVMQSGEIYQQRQDDLKISIDIKQGIVDDRIIKDFIKPFSLFEGPLFRFEIYTFMDETVLLSDFHHIMVDGTALNILFNDLGKSYDGVLIDEEEYDGFDLSLEELELEKSQIYSQAQDYFEGKMEDFDSATVISPDLKGKEKDGNLGEIGVSLDKNIVETFCKTNSITPNNLFLAATVFNLTKFVYNKNILISTISNGRSNPNFQNTIAMMVKTLPLALNIDTNTSASDFFDYVENIWLDVLKYEIYPFTRISDKYEIFPEFLYAFHGKIIEDITINGHTFERESLEYEALKFKLSVNIIDTGTRFHLLVQYNDALYSRDLMETFIKSLELVVNKLIQNPRGLLKNISILLEDEKVKEFQVKPVAEPLVNKIFENQVQVSGDRVALISEDGNFTYNELNRKANRIANALIKRGVEIEDRVMFILKRDSRLIATVLGIIKAGCAFIPVDPEYPDDRVNHVLHDSSARYIISSEGFPGALDVDELLMEDNEENPKIQISPENLCYLIYTSGSTGKPKGVMLTHSNISNYLSPDPENCYAHAFVNKARKMLSITTVSFDVFLHETFITLMNGRALVFANDDESKNPLELVKLFKKSGADSFSATPSRMLQYLEIDGICEALSNCKVISVAGEKYPPQLHKKLLDCTSGEIYNVYGPTETTISCNTKHITDINKITVGKPLLNVTEKVMDLDGNPLPCGVIGELYVGGMGVARGYWNREELNREQFISIDGIPYYKTGDFASKEKNGEYNIFGRLDNQIKLRGLRIEIGEIESAISDYNGIKSVTVVVKKVQSQDHLCAYFTYDCEIDIDDLKNELKKRLTKYMVPTIFMPLDKLPQTPNGKTDLKALPEPILKERIYVAPENDIEKFFARAFAEILDIPKVGVTDNFFDLGGTSLLVTKITIEALNQGYEIKYGDVFAHPCPRDLAKVITEAEDSVKEQEAYSYDAINEILEKNTIKNFVNGEIEKLGNVLLTGATGFLGIHILREFLENETGSIYCMLRKGRHTTPENRLKTLLFYYFSENYEELFGSRIHVIEGDITSKADFEKSRGFAIDTVINCAANVKHFAAGTQIEDINIGGVINGVDFCKKKGCKYIQVSTTSVAGESVNNVPSLDTEFDERTIYVGQSLDNKYLSSKFKAERVVLEAINEGLNGKIVRVGNLMARQSDSEFQINFETNGFVNRLRAYAAIERIPYSVLGGKVELTPIDLASRAILLLGQTPQGCTIFHVFNNHQIYIADIVEMMRKVGFIISGAEEDEFEEAFAAAREDDTKQDAISGLVTAMGMGKGKGRALVTVVNDYTIQILYRLGYQWPLISDEYLIMFIKYLKEMNFFD